The following are encoded together in the Daphnia magna isolate NIES linkage group LG8, ASM2063170v1.1, whole genome shotgun sequence genome:
- the LOC116929622 gene encoding kanadaptin isoform X1 produces the protein MDDVAEVFKCTERNTTNTPVFKKPVVVGKRPGVNISRPKSDTEQACGKNKNSSKQTLSSETSYVNADKETGSEVCVQKSESVIQIENNTSCSVQTKPLNLNYVVPSTSTVCPLPYMIEVLKDGVILQCEDIKTRKKPFLVFGRLPACDFVLQHPSISRYHAILQYKNENEKDGTGWFLFDLGSTHGTFLNKQQIPPKVYCRVHTGHVFRFGVSSRLFILQGPEEDQEAISELSVTELKELKLKRELALEKIDCEMSTEDNIGVLSASVPPSTSTGINWGMGEDAEDENPLAENPFSITDDVQVDENVYLDDPKKTLRGWFEREGYELEYRVEEKNYAHFICRVELPIDSTNGAPIVAEASVKGGKKKEAVVQCALEACRILDRHGLLRQAKHESKVRRRKRQYDEDYYSSDEDTFLDRTGAAERKRQARMKGQMSDVVETYESLSVKYKAVATEVLKTQQTLTQMNAQTRKPDKIDADDVDTYLEALQTYELSNKTSAAALRQKLVLLQKEELRLKTLLDIARPAIIDASKLPASNMVANQTKTVREASLRNQREGRVDSGKSYEKKSIPVAGDLKAHGVTLNSQDGVVTELHMSEIIQEPKEEKLKNEAGLSEVPGDSEKIGLVIRKRRKNKIGRNGPEQWTETTKLSGNLNSHYGGSDDSKYDMWIPPEEQSGDGKNALNRKYGY, from the exons ATGGATGATGTTGCAGAAGTTTTTAAGTGTACTGAAAGAAATACAACTAATACTCcagtatttaaaaaaccaGTTGTTGTAGGCAAAAGACCAGGAGTGAACATTTCGCGCCCAAAGTCTGATACTGAACAAGCATgtggtaaaaacaaaaattcatcGAAGCAAACACTATCTTCCGAAACAAGTTATGTGAACGCAGATAAGGAAACAGGCTCGGAGGTTTGTGTGCAAAAATCAGAATCAGTTATTCAGATTGAAAACAATACATCATGTTCAGTACAAACAAAGCCCTTGAACTTGAACTATGTAGTCCCATCAACATCCACTGTTTGCCCTTTGCCATACATGATTGAAGTTCTTAAGGATGGTGTAATCTTGCAGTGTGAAGACATCAAAACTAGAAAAAAGCCATTTCTTGTATTTGGTCGACTCCCAGCATGTGATTTTGTTCTACAGCATCCATCAATCTCCAG GTATCATGCCATTTTACaatacaaaaatgaaaatgagaaagatGGCACTGgttggtttttgtttgatcTTGGAAGTACTCATGGAACATTCCTAAATAAACAACAGATTCCCCCCAAAGTGTACTGTCGTGTGCATACTGGCCATGTTTTCAGATTTGGAGTTTCTTCAAGATTATTTATACTTCAAGGCCcagaagaagatcaagaagCTATTTCAGAACTTAGTGTTACTGAACTTAAAGAACTGAAATTAAAAAGAGAATTAGCTCTTGAAAAAATTGACTGTGAAATGTCAACTGAAGACAATATTGGTGTTTTATCTGCTAGTGTGCCACCCTCCACAAGCACTGGTATTAACTGGGGCATGGGAGAAGATGCTGAAGATGAAAACCCTCTAGCTGAAAATCCATTTTCCATAACTGATGATGTTCAAGTTGATGAAAACGTATACTTGGACGATCCTAAGAAAACCCTTCGTGGCTGGTTTGAAAGAGAAGGCTATGAACTTGAATACAGG gttgaagaaaaaaactatgcCCATTTCATTTGTCGTGTTGAGTTACCAATTGACTCCACTAATGGAGCACCTATCGTTGCGGAAGCGTCGGTTAAaggtggaaagaaaaaagaagccgTAGTTCAATGTGCCTTAGAAGCCTGTCGCATACTTGACCGTCACGGATTGCTACGGCAGGCTAAACATG AGAGCAAGGTACGTCGAAGAAAGCGACAGTACGATGAAGATTATTATTCCAGTGACGAAGACACATTTCTTGATCGAACTGGGGCTGCAGAAAGGAAGAGACAAGCGAGAATGAAAGGCCAAATGTCGGATGTTGTTGAGACATACGAAAGTTTG TCAGTTAAGTACAAAGCTGTAGCCACCGAGGTCCTCAAAACCCAACAGACCTTAACTCAAATGAATGCGCAGACACGCAAGCCAGACAAAATTGATGCAGATGATGTGGACACCTATCTAGAAGCGCTACAGACCTACGAATTAAGCAATAAAACGTCAGCGGCAGCTCTTCGA CAAAAACTTGTTCTACTTCAGAAAGAAGAATTGAGATTGAAAACTTTACTTGATATCGCACGCCCTGCTATTATTGATGCCTCTAAACTACCGGCTTCAAACATGGTGgccaatcaaacaaaaactgtACGTGAGGCGTCGTTACGTAACCAACGTGAAGGCAGAGTTGACTCGGGAAAAAGTTACGAGAAGAAAAGTATCCCTGTTGCGGGAGATTTGAAAGCGCATGGAGTTACACTGAATTCGCAAGATGGCGTAGTCACTGAACTACATATGTCTGAAATAATTCAAGAACCTAaggaagaaaaactaaaaaatgaaGCTGGCTTAAGTGAAGTGCCTGGCGATAGCGAAAAAATTGGTTTAGTGATTAGAAAACGAAGGAAGAATAAAATTGGACGAAATGGGCCAGAG CAGTGGACGGAAACCACAAAGTTAAGCGGTAACCTGAACTCCCATTACGGTGGCTCGGATGATTCTAAGTACGACATGTGGATACCACCGGAAGAACAGAGTGGCGATGGGAAAAATGCGTTAAACAGAAAATACGGTTATTGA
- the LOC116929622 gene encoding kanadaptin isoform X2: MDDVAEVFKCTERNTTNTPVFKKPVVVGKRPGVNISRPKSDTEQACGKNKNSSKQTLSSETSYVNADKETGSEVCVQKSESVIQIENNTSCSVQTKPLNLNYVVPSTSTVCPLPYMIEVLKDGVILQCEDIKTRKKPFLVFGRLPACDFVLQHPSISRYHAILQYKNENEKDGTGWFLFDLGSTHGTFLNKQQIPPKVYCRVHTGHVFRFGVSSRLFILQGPEEDQEAISELSVTELKELKLKRELALEKIDCEMSTEDNIGVLSASVPPSTSTGINWGMGEDAEDENPLAENPFSITDDVQVDENVYLDDPKKTLRGWFEREGYELEYRVEEKNYAHFICRVELPIDSTNGAPIVAEASVKGGKKKEAVVQCALEACRILDRHGLLRQAKHESKVRRRKRQYDEDYYSSDEDTFLDRTGAAERKRQARMKGQMSDVVETYESLSVKYKAVATEVLKTQQTLTQMNAQTRKPDKIDADDVDTYLEALQTYELSNKTSAAALRQKLVLLQKEELRLKTLLDIARPAIIDASKLPASNMVANQTKTVREASLRNQREGRVDSGKSYEKKSIPVAGDLKAHGVTLNSQDGVVTELHMSEIIQEPKEEKLKNEAGLSEVPGDSEKIGLVIRKRRKNKIGRNGPEWTETTKLSGNLNSHYGGSDDSKYDMWIPPEEQSGDGKNALNRKYGY; this comes from the exons ATGGATGATGTTGCAGAAGTTTTTAAGTGTACTGAAAGAAATACAACTAATACTCcagtatttaaaaaaccaGTTGTTGTAGGCAAAAGACCAGGAGTGAACATTTCGCGCCCAAAGTCTGATACTGAACAAGCATgtggtaaaaacaaaaattcatcGAAGCAAACACTATCTTCCGAAACAAGTTATGTGAACGCAGATAAGGAAACAGGCTCGGAGGTTTGTGTGCAAAAATCAGAATCAGTTATTCAGATTGAAAACAATACATCATGTTCAGTACAAACAAAGCCCTTGAACTTGAACTATGTAGTCCCATCAACATCCACTGTTTGCCCTTTGCCATACATGATTGAAGTTCTTAAGGATGGTGTAATCTTGCAGTGTGAAGACATCAAAACTAGAAAAAAGCCATTTCTTGTATTTGGTCGACTCCCAGCATGTGATTTTGTTCTACAGCATCCATCAATCTCCAG GTATCATGCCATTTTACaatacaaaaatgaaaatgagaaagatGGCACTGgttggtttttgtttgatcTTGGAAGTACTCATGGAACATTCCTAAATAAACAACAGATTCCCCCCAAAGTGTACTGTCGTGTGCATACTGGCCATGTTTTCAGATTTGGAGTTTCTTCAAGATTATTTATACTTCAAGGCCcagaagaagatcaagaagCTATTTCAGAACTTAGTGTTACTGAACTTAAAGAACTGAAATTAAAAAGAGAATTAGCTCTTGAAAAAATTGACTGTGAAATGTCAACTGAAGACAATATTGGTGTTTTATCTGCTAGTGTGCCACCCTCCACAAGCACTGGTATTAACTGGGGCATGGGAGAAGATGCTGAAGATGAAAACCCTCTAGCTGAAAATCCATTTTCCATAACTGATGATGTTCAAGTTGATGAAAACGTATACTTGGACGATCCTAAGAAAACCCTTCGTGGCTGGTTTGAAAGAGAAGGCTATGAACTTGAATACAGG gttgaagaaaaaaactatgcCCATTTCATTTGTCGTGTTGAGTTACCAATTGACTCCACTAATGGAGCACCTATCGTTGCGGAAGCGTCGGTTAAaggtggaaagaaaaaagaagccgTAGTTCAATGTGCCTTAGAAGCCTGTCGCATACTTGACCGTCACGGATTGCTACGGCAGGCTAAACATG AGAGCAAGGTACGTCGAAGAAAGCGACAGTACGATGAAGATTATTATTCCAGTGACGAAGACACATTTCTTGATCGAACTGGGGCTGCAGAAAGGAAGAGACAAGCGAGAATGAAAGGCCAAATGTCGGATGTTGTTGAGACATACGAAAGTTTG TCAGTTAAGTACAAAGCTGTAGCCACCGAGGTCCTCAAAACCCAACAGACCTTAACTCAAATGAATGCGCAGACACGCAAGCCAGACAAAATTGATGCAGATGATGTGGACACCTATCTAGAAGCGCTACAGACCTACGAATTAAGCAATAAAACGTCAGCGGCAGCTCTTCGA CAAAAACTTGTTCTACTTCAGAAAGAAGAATTGAGATTGAAAACTTTACTTGATATCGCACGCCCTGCTATTATTGATGCCTCTAAACTACCGGCTTCAAACATGGTGgccaatcaaacaaaaactgtACGTGAGGCGTCGTTACGTAACCAACGTGAAGGCAGAGTTGACTCGGGAAAAAGTTACGAGAAGAAAAGTATCCCTGTTGCGGGAGATTTGAAAGCGCATGGAGTTACACTGAATTCGCAAGATGGCGTAGTCACTGAACTACATATGTCTGAAATAATTCAAGAACCTAaggaagaaaaactaaaaaatgaaGCTGGCTTAAGTGAAGTGCCTGGCGATAGCGAAAAAATTGGTTTAGTGATTAGAAAACGAAGGAAGAATAAAATTGGACGAAATGGGCCAGAG TGGACGGAAACCACAAAGTTAAGCGGTAACCTGAACTCCCATTACGGTGGCTCGGATGATTCTAAGTACGACATGTGGATACCACCGGAAGAACAGAGTGGCGATGGGAAAAATGCGTTAAACAGAAAATACGGTTATTGA